In a single window of the Mus musculus strain C57BL/6J chromosome 6, GRCm38.p6 C57BL/6J genome:
- the Ptcd3 gene encoding pentatricopeptide repeat domain-containing protein 3, mitochondrial isoform X2, producing MAAAAVAARRLSFRSGLVLLQTTRGTGVCEPKVCCRFYAGTESLPKVEGSDITGIEEIVIPKKKTWDKVAVLQALASTVNRDPTAAPYVFHDDPYLIPTSALESRSFLLAKKSGETAAKFIINSYPKYFQKDIAEPHIPCLMPEYFEPQIEDVSEAALEERIRLRKVRASVDMFDQLLQAGTTVSLETTNSLLDLLCYYGDQEPPADYPFQQTEHLENLEEAAEENNQTSKMESGPWKAQNNAERIFALMPEKNARSYCTMIRGMVKVPFFVYLYLIFFETGSLCNLNWMDEHTRLKLLKMSQPHYRYSTIPGKKNSFSLFRHISEIVCPALRLNKTSQNNWDPGHTLQYLVVILRNIFVSLCCLQPVK from the exons atggcggcggcggcggttgCAGCTCGCCGCCTGTCCTTTCGCAGCGGGCTTGTCTTGCTGCAGACCACTCGGGGGACGGGTGTGTGTGAACCGAAGGTCTGTTGCAG aTTTTATGCTGGAACTGAATCCCTCCCAAAGGTTGAAGGATCAGATATAACag GGATTGAAGAAATAGTcattccaaaaaagaaaacatg GGATAAAGTGGCTGTTCTTCAGGCACTTGCATCCACAGTAAACAGG GATCCTACAGCTGCACCTTATGTATTTCACGATGATCCTTACCTCATACCAACCTCTGCTCTGGAGTCT CGTTCATTTTTATTGGCAAAGAAGTCTGGAGAGACTGCAGCAAAGTTTATTATTAATTCATATCCCAAATATTTCCAAAAGGATATAGCTGAGCCTCATATACCG TGCTTAATGCCTGAGTACTTTGAGCCTCAGATTGAAGATGTAAGCGAAGCTGCCCTGGAGGAGCGAATCAGACTCAGAAAAGTCAGAGCTTCTGTGGACATGTTTGACCAGCTCTTGCAAGCAG GAACCACAGTCTCTCTTGAAACAACTAATAGTCTTTTGGATTTATTGTGTTACTATGGTGACCAAGAGCCCCCAGCTGACTATCCTTTTCAACAAACTGAACATTTGGAAAACTTg GAAGAAGCTGCAGAGGAAAATAATCAAACATCCAAGATGGAGTCTGGTCCTTGGAA AGCACAAAACAATGCTGAGAGGATCTTCGCTTTAATGCCAGAGAAGAATGCACGCTCCTACTGCACGATGATCCGAGGGATGGTGAAGGtacctttctttgtttatttgtatc ttatattttttgagacagggtctctgtgtaacCTTAACTGGATGGATGAGCATACAAGGCTTAAACTCCTGAAAATGTCCCAGCCTCATTACAGGTATTCCACaatacctggaaaaaaaaattctttttcccttttcagaCACATCTCTGAAATTGTCTGTCCTGCCCTCAGACTCAACAAGACTTCCCAGAATAATTGGGATCCTGGGCATACACTACAATACTTAGTGGTCATTTTACGTAATATCTTTGTCAGCCTGTGTTGTCTACAACCTGTTAAATGA